CTCTACAGCCAGCTGGTGGATGAAATTACTACCGAGCCTGATTACGATGCGGCGCTGGCGGCACTGAAGTAACCTTTCCGGCGCCTCCGGAACAGGGAGGCGCTGCTTATTAAAAAGCTTATTTATTATTTATCTTATTATTTAATTCCTGCTCTATTTCCTGTCTTTTATTAATTAACGCTCCGCATTATCTTTTCTGTTAATACCATCCTGGCTTTCCTGTTTTTGCATAAAAGCGTATTTACAGACACGCCGCTTAAAGCCTATTATTTCGGCGTAACGCTTATCATGGACGAGAGTGAAAGGAATCACGCAGATGGCTGCCTTACGTTTTACCTGCACGGTGTTTAAAAGCCAAAAAAGAATGGATGATTACAGCGCCCGCGATATGCGCTGCGGTGATTTAAGCGAACTTGAATTAAAAAGGGATTTTAAGCTGGTGGATGTTTCTACGCGTGTAGATCCCTATACGCTAACGGAAATGACACCGTTTAGCCAACCACAGTCGATGTTTCATGGTTCCCACAGGCCAGGAAGAGAGCTACCGGTTGAGTCATGCGCCGCTATTTTGTTTGAGGAGTTTCGTCATCTTTCACAGGCGTTTGCCTTGTTCGGGCCGTACCGGCAGCTGATTGAAGAATTGATCGCGCATCTGCAGGGCAACAGCGGTTGTCCCTTCGATAGCGCTTTTCTGAACAGCGCATTGAAACAGCAAATTGTTAACGACCGCAGCAAAAACAGTACTTTAAAAAGAATAGAGGAGGCTTTAAAAACGCATATTGACTGGCACAAAAAATGCTACCCAAAAAAATTAGAGGGTAAAATAAGAGAAGCCATTCTTGATGGAAGATTACCCCGATTCGACAGATTGCAGGATAGCTTTAACGGAATGGGTATCAGCGTTCACGACACCTGGGCGACACAGATTACGATCAAACAGTTGAAAGTTGATAACCCCTGTTATCACGCGCGGGTGCATTATCGAGTACAGGATCACTTTGGCCTTGACTGCAACTACATAACGCATTTC
This DNA window, taken from Mixta gaviniae, encodes the following:
- a CDS encoding DUF3289 family protein, encoding MAALRFTCTVFKSQKRMDDYSARDMRCGDLSELELKRDFKLVDVSTRVDPYTLTEMTPFSQPQSMFHGSHRPGRELPVESCAAILFEEFRHLSQAFALFGPYRQLIEELIAHLQGNSGCPFDSAFLNSALKQQIVNDRSKNSTLKRIEEALKTHIDWHKKCYPKKLEGKIREAILDGRLPRFDRLQDSFNGMGISVHDTWATQITIKQLKVDNPCYHARVHYRVQDHFGLDCNYITHFTFSQFRLFRIWFVLQRYNKFSYKPFMTNMNAFIDITGVRDDHKK